The Alnus glutinosa chromosome 3, dhAlnGlut1.1, whole genome shotgun sequence nucleotide sequence ACAGTACAACATGGCCGACGGCTAGCCACGCGTACAACATTTGCTATTCAGTGATTccttaggccatctccagcagacTAGTTACTttaatcaaaagaatcaaatttgactattttgaacattttttctCCTCCAACAGATTAGCCACTATaactttttctcttcaacattGAACAGTGAATctgtttatgaattttttattaatattttctctttctctctctctctccctctccctctctatcatttaataaaagaaaatgattaaaaaataatattttaatgaaatgaagagtagaataaagagtattgttggagtgtttttaactgttggagtagttaaagtaaatatttgtaatttttgagtagctactttaactttaactgctggagatggccttataAGGTATTTTATGCAACTTTTCCTGTTTataaaaatgctaaaaaaaaaaaaaaaaatccttattctAGTCCATGAAGATTCAAACATGTGACCTTTTTAAGAAAgcacaataaattattataatgaCACTTGTCATTAATTTAGACCGAAACTTATTcgttagaaaaaaataaaattgaaaggaCACTTGTTGCATCTTGAGGGACCCTAGCTTGTGCTTGGGTTTTAATTCCTCGCAGCAGAACGGGCTACAGAATGCGGCCAAATTATGTTTACGCATGCATGCATAAATGAGGATTTtctttaatcatatatatagaaatagtTTTGTGTTTGCTGATGCATCTGTACAAAGTAGCCGCCAAGTTTGGACAAATAGCTCTATCGGTACTCTTGTTTGAGAATCTTGAAGTGTAGCATAGAGCTAGCAGAGCTACAAGGAGCCGTAAGCACTTGCTGCGAATTGCGAAGGTAGTAAAAATATTAGGTTCATTGCACATCAACAAGCATTTGGCTGTtgagaaatataaaatatttttcaagatgGAGTCCGGTAGGATAGTTTTTGGTACGGTGTAAATGGTACgttcttcgatgttcttcaCGTTCTCACGATTAttgcaaaacaattaaaaactgACCCCATGTCTTCTTGTTttctcttagggttttctccttATCTCCGGGATGGCCCCATGCCTTCTgaatgttaaaaaatatattctccatatattaggggatttgatttcagagatttattgtaattatttgattataatcaaatcaatcaaatcacattgattgattacGTACCATTGATTGATTTGtttgtaatcagatttgatagtattcaaataaatcaatcacattgattgattaccatacttattttTTGGTTGTCTTATTGGTTGCAGCTtgttagtctctctctctctctcataaaacATAGACTAATTATATACATAGTCCTTAATTGGTGTCTAATATATGGGTGCAGGTGTATCATTTTCAAGGGGAGCTGAAGCAAGGGTGACAGTGCAAAAAAGTCCATGTAGTCGCGATGTTGAGTGCTTTAATCAGATTCCTTGTCCGTTTGGCCTCCAACTTTGTCTCAAAGGAAAATGCAAATGCTTGGGAGGCCGGCCTCCTGCTAATATTTAGGATGCtattcataaataataaaaataaaaaataattataagcaATCTTGTTTGTCGATCAATCCTCAAGTAGAGATGTCGTAGGAGTTATCTTAGCATCCTACTAAATTAAATGAGATATATGGAGGGTAAGATATATGGAGGGTAAGATATCGTAGGAGTTATCTTATTGGTAAGAATTTGGACGATTTTTGAATTTCTTAAATCATACTAGCTGCTTATGTAAAGAGTTCACATCTATAGTATTTTTGTACATATAATTGGTTCTCCATTTACTCTTAATTTCTTTGAAAAGAATCagcattaataattttttaacattCTTGGTCTCATTATACAggtcttctaattttttataatattcatAGCAAGAGAGAGATTTGTTTCCTGGTTTGTTGTGGCAATTGATGTGGTTTCCTAATTTTGTGTGCGCGCTAGCTGTTTGAGATTTCCTTTCCTTGTGAGGTTGAGTGTGATATATATGGAGATTCCTCATTGATATTGTCTACCCTTTTTAATTGAtgccttctttcttctttcttcttaagCTTTGTTTTGCTATggaaaccatatatatatattaaattgatgCCATCCAATTTATTTGTCTATATCAATGCAATGTTTATTAGAGCATCAAATATTGTGGCCTAGATTCTCTATCAGATATCCTCCCTAATTTTTTCAGGGTGATTCAATTCTCCTTGTTTTGCCTGTCCCTTTTTCAATGGATCACAATGCCAATTAGGAGAAAaatgtttagttttatttaatttcttacaaatttcttgttcataaaaagagatgtgcaaatgCACTATTGAATCTAGCTATGAGACAACATATAAGTTtcacatatttaataataaatttgcaaaaaaaaaaaaaaaaaaaaaagtataaatgaTGTGCAAAAAAATGACACCaaatagggatttgattcttgtacaacaccaatacaacaactatacaacaacccctcacattagggtgggccccagtatgtaggacctaccctcatgtgagggattgttgtacagttgttgtattggtgttgtaaatctaacattttccttagaACATatatgtaagaaaacaaatttaatggttgatcataaaaaaattagttagagttgtgtaagaattaTTACTAGGGTATGATATACAGAGagttagttaaaaaaaaataaaataaaaaaaaataaaaaaaaaaaattactggaGGAATAAGATTAATTACTTTTCACCTACGAGTTGGCTTCaaagtttattttctttcccttttgtgTGCGTGCATGTACATGAGTCTTCACCAAACAAGAGGAAATTTAAGATGTTATCATCATAGCCATGAACTTCTAGCTAGCTTGTTGCATCCACAAAGGTCGCTATTAAACTTCTTTCTTGTCCAACGTGGATTTTCAAGCACACTATATATTTAGGTTTCTACTCAAATTAATCCATGCAAATTAAGTGAATTCTTAGAGAAACATTAATCAACGATAATTaaccaaaatcatcaattcCTTACTGGCCCTGATTATTAGAGAAACACTAAAATTTTCTGTTTTGGCTGTATTGAAAGACAATTAATCATCTCAAATATTtgagaaaactttacttacacCTCTTAAGTACAAACAGTTTTACAATTAATTATAACCTCGATATTACTGCAGCACAATTGATAATCGGTACTATGTACGTCATGGGAAACAAAATTGCAGTGGTAATCGTCATCAtataatttattacaaatttgcAAATTTCTTAACTTTTGAGATTATGATCGTAAAATTACTTGTATTTTAAAGAAGTTTCTcacaaatattttaagaaatctATAATGACATTGACAGAATgacctatttaaaattaaagaaaaatttaaaaacttaattattgtcaaaattgaaaactttGGGATTAAATTGAAATATCAAGAAAATTTAAGGACTAAATTGGAATTttcattatataaaaaaaaaaaaaaaaaaaaagagagaggaggaAATTGCAAAGGACTATTGCATACGTCATTGCGTAAAATTATCAAACTTTCTTCTGGACGTGGCGTTCTGGACAGCAAACCAGGCACACATGACACAACACAACGTATTGGATTCTCATAATCTaaaccattttaaccaaaaaaaaaaaaaaaaacggaggcATTTtgaccattttaaccaaaaaccaaaaaatagaaattaaaaaattaaaagggacTGAAACATGTAATATCAAAATGCAAATTTTCAACTTTGAGgttataattgtaaaatcatttATACTTCATGAGGAGGGCTTTTTCGTCCGGCCATAAGTCATAAAAGAGGTATGCTATGGTGTTTACACAATAAAGCTTGTCATTAGAGGGCACAGAGAACTTAATTTATGCCTGAGAccttacaaaaattattttctaatacAAATTAGCCTCctaatttgaacaaataactCTATTGACGCTTGTTTGAGAGGCTATTTTAATTTACTGTTCGAATTTGGTTCCATTTGATTAACTAAGAATATAATATCACGTCTTTTAAAATCGATTATAAATGATATGAAATTATATACATTCtactaaatttataaaaaaatctaatacGTATGTACCAGGAAATGACCTGAGAATTAAGAGGCCACCTAATTTTGAACAATTCCTACTCTTTGTACAGTTTCAAATCCGTGAACAAAATAAGCTTACGACTTATCCCTTACGCAAGACTAATATGTCGATTACTCTTGTCCTTTTGCTTTCAGTGGTCCAGTACTCTCAGCAGTCAGTCCATCAAAGTAGGTCCGGGTGCATCTTCCTCCTCTTTTCCCTGCTCGGTAAATGCATGGAAGACTTTTCTTCTTTGGAAATTGGACGCTTACTTTTCAAACATCGAAGTCAAGAACAGACTTCTTGTACATCTGCTCGtgacaaattattaattgtcaTCCACAAGATTGCTTCCTCCATCTTTAGCTGATAAGGCTCGCTTTCAGTCTCCCTcaagaaaaaaagcaaaagctaTAGCAACTCCTACCAATTTTCCATGGAAAAGCTTCATCTCAACGCTATTTGCTAGTCTTTAGATCACTTTCTGCAGTACCATTTGCTAGTCTCTCTGCAATATCTTTCAATCTTTCAGTCTTGGCCTTTTTGTTAGCAACCGCCTTACCCCTTCAATACTCCCATCTCTTAGCTTCATCTCCCCATGGTTGTCttgcctttctttcttctccatttcctttctcttttgctTCTCTCATCAGCTAATTCCACTCTACTAGATGAATATTTCATCAATTGTGGGTCAAAGTCCAACATTACTGTCGGCGGTCGGAACTTCGTTGGTGACCTGAATTCTGGCTCCTTCTCTGTTGGAACAAGCTCTGACGTCAGTGAGACCAACTCAGCAACAGATATGTCTCTCTATCAAACtgcaagaattttcaaaaacccATCTTCATATGAGTTTGATATCATCGATCATGGCATTTATTATGTTCGTCTCCATTTCTTTCCGTTCATGTCCGGAAAAACTAATCTGACTAAGGCCCAATTCGATGTTTCAACTTCTAATTTTTCGCTGTTGACAAACTTTGGTATTAAAGAGAATAGTAATTCACCTGTGATTGAGGAGTTCTTACTCACTATCAACGGAAGCAAGTTCAGCATCTACTTTACTCCTCACAGAAAATCATTTGCTTTTGTGAGCGCCATAGAAGTCTTTCTAATCCCAGATAAAGACTTCGTCATGGATGATTTTCCTCTAGTTACTGCTGCTGGGAGTAGTGAAACTTACGTTGGCGTACGATCTCAGTTTTTACGCACAATTCACAGGGTCAATGTTGGAGGTCCACAGAACAATGACACACTGTGGAGGACTTGGATACCGGATGATGATTATCTACTTTCCCGAGGATCTTTGAAAAATTGTGTCCCTTATAACGGTACGCTTACGTATGATGTTCTTGGTGCTACTAATTATAGTGCCTCAGATGATGTTTACAGGACTTGCAaagaattaaattcaaattcgtCCAACATAACTTGGCGTTTTGGTGTAAACAAGAACGCCAGACACCTGGTGAGGCTGCACTTCTGCGATATAGTTAGCGCACGAGCTGATGTTGCGATCAAGTTCAATCTCTCTATTTATAGCAACTTCAGTCAGATGATCTATCCTGACGATGCTAACGAAATAAACTGGCTGGCAGCTCCGTTTTACTATGATTTTGTGGTTGATTCAGATGATTCGGGAGTTATGAATGTTAGTGTAGGGCCTAGGCAGGATTCGTTAGATAAAACTGCCTATCTGAATGGGCTGGAGATTATGGAGTTTATGAAGAAATCAGATGTTCCTATTCacagaaagacaaaaaaacgTGTTGTTGTTATAGTTGCTACCGCTTGTGGCGCGGCCTTTGTCTTCGTTTTGGTAGTGCTGTTCTTGTTGGGTTTGAGATACAAGAAAGCAAAGCATGTTGATGGAGTAGGTTCATTGCCAGTGCTCCATGAAAATGAAAAGAGCAGGTTACTAACTTAATCCATCAAATCCGGGTGCTGCATCTATAGCATAGACCTGAACATCCTCTGAAGCCTAAGAATAAGGCAAAACCAAGAAAGAGTCTTTTTTTGGTCCGAGAACAAGTTCCTGCCCATTGTTTACTGGTCAAAGTAGGAGTTTTAGTCCTATTAGAAAAGTTGAGATCTAGAGTCTATATAAATTTGCCATTGCgctgaaacaaattaaagatgAATAACAAAAATCTCAATGCTTTGGTTTATGAAAGTCTTGTCTACCTAAGTTGTTTtcgttttcttcttgttctttgcACTGCTCAACCCCTGGACAGATTCAAGTTTTAGCCCTGTTTTCAAGTCTTTGCAACCCTAAATCAATTTGAAATCATACTGGCCGGCCAGGAATGAAGGCCAATATCAGAGGCTTCATCAGAGAATGCGAGTTGTGCAGGATGTACGTGTAACTAAAGCTAATTGTAGCTTATCGAGCAATACacattattaataaaaaataaataaataagaatttGCTGAGTTGGTATACcttgaaattatatttaagtCAAATCCACGTAACCCACAAattatcacttaattaataattaatgtctttttcaaacttttaattgaGATGATatccttttcaaattatcaatatTCTGTAATGACGAAAagacccttaataaaataaaattctttaaaaagaaaaaacagagagtggccttcttcttttttttttttcattttttaaaaataaaatatttaatttttaaaaaaaaaaaaactaatatgggatatttttgtcttattgtaaaaaatttagggtcatttttgtcttcttgCTGACTTTGGGAGctagacattgacaattttttaataatttgagaagaacaTTGTTctaattaaaagtttgaaaaacattatcaattaagtaataatttaagaggaatatataaactttttcctatatttaactTATAGGGATAAAATTGGTGTTTCAAGCCATATATTTAGTTGAGTGGAATATAACCTTGGAAAgacaattgaaagacaattgTCAATCAACACGCTTTCATTGCCTCttttcttgaaagaaaaaaaattataaagttaaaaaatcaaaaaaatttaaaacggAGTATATTTTTAGCCTATTACCCTTCTCaacaatataaaaagaaatgaaaatagtaAACAATGTTTGTTtcccaagaaaatgaagaataaaaaaaaactattggaaGCTGAAGAGTGGGCAGCTTCTGCTATGACGCGGGTTCAAGGAAGCTGAAGAGTGGGCTTGTAGGCATAAGACgttggaaaaagaaattaatggcaGAGCACTGGTTCGTTGGTTGCCTGGGAAAGGGACGAATTGCAGAGAAACAGGAGTGCTCGTGTGAAGTGTGCAAGCCAAATGCTTGGGTGAAAAGTCGTGCAGAATTAATGGAGGGTAGGTGAGATatgagttttcaaaaaaaaaataaaaaaaaaatggagcaaCAGGTGctgggaatatatatattatattagcCTACCTTCcttatcaacaaatttttttacccTTTGCCCCTCTTCATAAAAGTTTTTAGCTCCGTCCCTGACTAGCTCCATAGTGTGTCACGTGTGGCTTGGTTTGACATTTGTGCATAATTCCATTTCCGGAATCATAAACGAGAGCTCAAAGTGTTCTCGAAATTTATTTCTGGGGctcagaaaaaatatatttattcttttggaTGTTTTGAAATGGCTAAATCAGTAGAAATTAATCGATCTAGaatcaaaatgaactcaaatATATTGAGGTATACTAAAACAATAATTTACTCCTTATGATCAAAGTCATTTAACAGACTTAACAGAAAAGGAGTTAACAATTAATAATCTcaaatatttggaaaatttttacttacgtGCACCTTTTAAGCATAAACAATTTTACAATTAtaatcttaaaatttaaaaataaaaatttataatgtcaatatttcatatttcaactttcttttttttttaattgtaatatTGATTACTGTAGGAATTAATAGCTTGGCTGGTTGGCTGCCATGGAAAGTGGGATTAGTACTGCCGTGGTAATCATCGTCacaaaatttagggttaaatatgtttttagtatctgagttttgaaaactttcttttttagtacttgagtttcaatttgcatcatagatgatattttcattttgtaaaaagaccaaattagaACCTTAGTCAAATTTTTCGTTCAAAAATTAACGGGTTCCACGTCACTGTCACTTAACACCACTAGGAACACGATACTTGTCCCTTCTTACATGTCAACATCCACATAATTGTCAAATcttccaaaaattaataaatgacTTGGGTGTGTCGTGTaagcttggcaattttgacacgacccgcgaatttgacacgaacacgacacgaatataGAGGGTTTGAGTTTAGACTAttacccgtttatgacccattaatgacccaccaacctgtttatgactcATTTACGATccatcaacccgtttataacatatttatgaagtgataattacatattttttaccaaattagttaaatgggttgacacgctaacccgatgggttgacacgacaacccaaattgccaagcctagtgCCGTGGTAGTAAATTACTTGTACtttatactccgtttgtttcgacgtaaaatgatttccgtcgtaaaaatgatttcgaatcattttcagaaaaaatgattttctgaaatattttaagaaaccCATGAGATTGAAGGAATGACTCAATGACCTATTTTAAGAACTtattaattgtcaaaattgaaaactttgggattaaattgaaatacaaagaaaatttAAGGACTAAATTGGAattttcattattaaaaaaaaaaaaaaaaaaaaaagtaggaaatTGCAAAGGACAATTGCGTACGTCATTGCGTAAAATTATCAAACTTTCTTCTAGACATGGCGTTTTGGGTTAGCAGACTAGGCACACGACACAACACAACCTATCGGATTCTCATTATCTGAaccatttaaccaaaaaaaaaaatggaggcaTTTtgaccattttaaccaaaaaccaaaaaaaaaaaaaaagtggctgaGACATAAAATACCACATTGCAAATTTTCAACTTTGAGGTTATAATTGTAAAACCATAAATACTTCATGAGGAGGGCTTTTTTTGTCTATAAGTGATCAAAGAGGTATGCTATGGTGTTTACACAATAAAGCTTATCATTAGAGGGCACAGAGAACTTAATTTATGTCTGAGAccttacaaaaattattttctaatacAAATTAGCCTCctaatttgaacaaataactCTATTGACGCTTGTTTGAGAGGCTATTTTAATTTACTGTTCGAATTTGGTTCCATTTAACTAAGAATATAATATCAAGTCATTTAAAATCGATTATAAatgatatgaaaatatatacattctactaaatttataaaaaaatctaatacGTATGTACCAGGAAATGACCTGAGAATTAAGAGGCCACCTAATTTTGAACAATTCCTACTCTTTGTACAGTTTCAAATCCGTGAACAAAATAAGCTTAAGACTTATCCCTTACGCAAGACTTATATGTCGATTACTCCTGTCCTTTTGCTTTCAGTGGTCCAGTACTCTCAGCGGTCAGTCCATCAAAGTAGGTCCGGGTGCATCTTCCTCCTCTTTTCCCTGCTCGGTAGATGTATGGAAGACTTTTCTTCTTTGGAAATTGGAAATGACTTTGACGCTTACTTTTCAAACCTCGAAGTCAAGAACAGACTTCTTCTACATCTGCTCAtgacaaattattaattgtcaTCCACAAGATTGCTTCCTCCATTTTAGTTGATAAGGTTCGCTTTCAGTCTcccacaagaaaaaaaaaaaggagaagaaaagctAGCAACTCCTACCAATTTTCCGTGGAAAAGCTTCATCTCAACGCTATTTGCTAGTCTTTTTATCACTTTCTGCAGTACCATTTGCTTGTCTCTCTGCAATATCTTTCAATCTTTCAGTCTTGGCCTTTTTGCAAGCAACCGTCTACCACTTCAATACTCCCATCTCTTAGCTTCATCTCCCCATGGTTGTCttgcctttctttcttctccatttcctttctcttttgctTCTCTCATCAGCTAATTCCACTCTACCAGATGAATATTTCATCAATTGTGGGTCAAAGTCCAACATTACTGTCGGCGGTCGGAACTTCGTTGGTGACTTGAATTCTGGCTCCTTCTCTGTTGGAACAAGCTCTGATGTCAGTGACACCAACTCAGCAACAGATATGTCTCTCTATCAAACtgcaagaattttcaaaaacccATCTTCATATGAGTTTGATATCATCGATCATGGCATTTATTATGTTCGTCTCCATTTCTTTCCGTTCATGTCCGGGAGTACTAATCTGGCCGATGCCCTATTCGATGTTTCAACTTCTAATTTCTCGTTCTTGTCAACTTCTAAGACCCAATTCGATGTTTCAACTTCTAATTTTTCGCTGTTGACAAACTTTGGTATTAAAGACAATCGTAATTCACCTGTGATTGAGGAGTTCTTACTCACTATCAACGGAAGCAAGTTCAGCATCTACTTTACTCCTCACAGAAAATCATTTGCTTTTGTGAGCGCCATAGAAGTCTTTCTAATCCCAGATAAAGACTTCGTCATGGATGATTTTCCTCTAGTTACTGCTGCTGGGAGTAGTGAAACTTACGTTGGCGTACGATCTCAGTTTTTACGCACAATTCACAGAGTCAATGTTGGTGGTCCACAGAACAATGACACACTGTGGAGGACTTGGATACCGGATGATGATTATCTACTTTCCCAAGGATCTGCGAAAAATTGTGTCCATTATAACGGTACGCTTACGTATGATGTTCTTGGTGCTACTAATCATAGTGCCTCAGATCTTGTTTACAGGACTTGCAaagaattaaattcaaattcgtCCAACATAACTTGGCGTTTTGGTGTAAACAAGAACACCAGACACCTGGTGAGGCTGCACTTCTGCGATATTGTTAGCGCAGGGAATGCTTTTGTGAGGTTCAatctctctatttataggaacTTCAGTCAGATGATCTACCCTGACGATGCTAAAGGAATCGAGCAGTTGGCAGCTCCATTTTACTATGATTTTGTGGTTGATTCAGATGATTCGGGAGTTATGTATGTTAGTGTGGGGCCTAGGCAGGATTCGTTAGATAAAAATGCCTATCTGAATGGGCTGGAGATTATGGAGTTTATGAAGAAATCGGTTCCTATTCacagaaagacaaaaaaacgTGTTGTTATTATAGTTGCTACCGCTTGTGGCGCGGCCTTTGTCTTCGTTTTGGTAGTGCTGTTATTGTTGGGTTTGAGATACAAGAAAGCAAAGCATGTTGATGGAGTAGGTTCATTGCCAGTGCTCCATGGAAAAGGAAATTCTTACGGGAAAGGAAAAACGAATGCCTCCCCTGTTCGTAATGTTGACCTAAATTGGAAGATGAATCTTCTTGAAATACAAGCTGCAACTCATAACTTTGACGCCAAACTCTTAATAGGTGAGGGTGGGTTTGGAAAAGTTTATCAGGGAACTCTTCGGGATGGTACGAAAGTGGCTGTGAAACGAAGTGATCCGAAACATGGGCAGGGCCTTCCGGAATTCGAAACAGAAATCTTGGTCTTATCCAAAATTCGGCATCGCCATCTCGTTTCCTTGAAAGGGTATTGCGAAGAAGGGTCTGAGATGATACTGGTGTATGAATTTATAGAAAAGGGTCCTCTGAGAGATCATCTCTATGATTTGAAGGAGAAGCCTGAGGGGTCATCTAAAAGGTCCAAATTGTCTTGGAAGCAACGGCTTGAAATTTGCATTGGCTCGGCAAAGGGCCTTCATTACCTCCACACTTCTTCAGCTGGGGGAATCATTCACCGTGATGTTaagtcaacaaatatcttgctGAATGAACAGTACGTGGCTAAAGTTGCTGACTTTGGCCTTTCAAGATCAGGGCCTCTCGATCCAAACCATTTCAGTACTGTTGGCATAAAGGGTAGCTTTGGTTATGTGGATCCTGAATATTTTAGAACCTTTGAGTTCACAGACAAATCTGATGTCTACTCCTTTGGCGTTGTACTTCTTGAGGTGCTTTGTGCCAGACCAGCTATAATTGACTCGCCCAAGAGGGAGGAGGTGAACCTGGCCGAATGGGGGATGTTTTGGCAGAAGAAAGGGAAACTTGAAAGGATTATCGATCCGTTGTTAGTGGGAGAAATTAACGCTGATTCACTTAGAAAATTTGGTGAAATAGTTGAGAAGTGTTTGAAGGATGATGGAGCTGGCCGGCCATCCATGCTTGATGTGCAGTGGGACTTGGAATATGCACTGCAGCTTCAACAAACTGCATTGCACAAAGAAACCCTTGACGACAGTACAACAAATGCTTTTTTGGAATTGCCTGTGCCTTCTGATAGCGTCCCAGATTGGGAAGATGATCATGTGCTCCGATCAGGAGATGATGGTTCGGAGACAACAGATAGTGGAGTGTTCTCTCAGATGAGGATTGATGGTGCCAGATAATTAATCTCTACTGCTTTAGGGTACGCTCATGTCATTTTCATTATCAGTGTGGAGTGTCTCGTATTGTTAAATGTATCTTTGTGCTTTGTTTGTTTACTCGATGCTGCAAATGTAATATCTATTGAACATCAAGCATCTGGCTATTaagaaagtgaaaaattaaGGGCACGCGATAGCTATATTAGAGGATAAACCTCAGCAACAAGTTAACCACTCATCAGCATCAACAAGTCTGCAGCAACCTCACCATCTCTGCATCAACAAGTCTTCCACAATCACAAGTCACCACTCAGCAAGCCATCCCCAAATCTGCAGCAGCCACTCCTCTACCTCAACCCATACCTTCAAGCCATACCTATTTGTATTTCTcctttagtttatgtttttgtaCTCTGGTCTTTACCCTTTTATTAAGTCTATATATTAGACTACTTTGTAATCAAGCAAG carries:
- the LOC133863799 gene encoding probable receptor-like protein kinase At2g23200, which translates into the protein MVVLPFFLLHFLSLLLLSSANSTLLDEYFINCGSKSNITVGGRNFVGDLNSGSFSVGTSSDVSETNSATDMSLYQTARIFKNPSSYEFDIIDHGIYYVRLHFFPFMSGKTNLTKAQFDVSTSNFSLLTNFGIKENSNSPVIEEFLLTINGSKFSIYFTPHRKSFAFVSAIEVFLIPDKDFVMDDFPLVTAAGSSETYVGVRSQFLRTIHRVNVGGPQNNDTLWRTWIPDDDYLLSRGSLKNCVPYNGTLTYDVLGATNYSASDDVYRTCKELNSNSSNITWRFGVNKNARHLVRLHFCDIVSARADVAIKFNLSIYSNFSQMIYPDDANEINWLAAPFYYDFVVDSDDSGVMNVSVGPRQDSLDKTAYLNGLEIMEFMKKSDVPIHRKTKKRVVVIVATACGAAFVFVLVVLFLLGLRYKKAKHVDGVGSLPVLHENEKSRLLT
- the LOC133863798 gene encoding probable receptor-like protein kinase At5g24010; the encoded protein is MVVLPFFLLHFLSLLLLSSANSTLPDEYFINCGSKSNITVGGRNFVGDLNSGSFSVGTSSDVSDTNSATDMSLYQTARIFKNPSSYEFDIIDHGIYYVRLHFFPFMSGSTNLADALFDVSTSNFSFLSTSKTQFDVSTSNFSLLTNFGIKDNRNSPVIEEFLLTINGSKFSIYFTPHRKSFAFVSAIEVFLIPDKDFVMDDFPLVTAAGSSETYVGVRSQFLRTIHRVNVGGPQNNDTLWRTWIPDDDYLLSQGSAKNCVHYNGTLTYDVLGATNHSASDLVYRTCKELNSNSSNITWRFGVNKNTRHLVRLHFCDIVSAGNAFVRFNLSIYRNFSQMIYPDDAKGIEQLAAPFYYDFVVDSDDSGVMYVSVGPRQDSLDKNAYLNGLEIMEFMKKSVPIHRKTKKRVVIIVATACGAAFVFVLVVLLLLGLRYKKAKHVDGVGSLPVLHGKGNSYGKGKTNASPVRNVDLNWKMNLLEIQAATHNFDAKLLIGEGGFGKVYQGTLRDGTKVAVKRSDPKHGQGLPEFETEILVLSKIRHRHLVSLKGYCEEGSEMILVYEFIEKGPLRDHLYDLKEKPEGSSKRSKLSWKQRLEICIGSAKGLHYLHTSSAGGIIHRDVKSTNILLNEQYVAKVADFGLSRSGPLDPNHFSTVGIKGSFGYVDPEYFRTFEFTDKSDVYSFGVVLLEVLCARPAIIDSPKREEVNLAEWGMFWQKKGKLERIIDPLLVGEINADSLRKFGEIVEKCLKDDGAGRPSMLDVQWDLEYALQLQQTALHKETLDDSTTNAFLELPVPSDSVPDWEDDHVLRSGDDGSETTDSGVFSQMRIDGAR